Proteins encoded in a region of the Dethiosulfovibrio faecalis genome:
- a CDS encoding sulfite exporter TauE/SafE family protein produces MFPGPLYFSHLFSGFTLKIVFSLLLVAAGIVMLFPVSERRASSEVKRLGAIRIRSGVEGEFYDVNLWIALPVAILTGFASGMVGVSGGSFLVPLMVFACGIPMHTAVGTASILIAITSFMGFAGHAVQGDFNASWAVPLAVITALGGILGGRMALSAKPKHLKKLFAYTNWLAALFMIVNALHTRGSI; encoded by the coding sequence ATTTTTCCGGGTCCACTATACTTTTCTCATCTTTTCAGCGGTTTCACCTTGAAAATAGTGTTTTCTTTGTTGTTGGTGGCTGCTGGAATCGTCATGCTATTCCCCGTTTCCGAACGCCGAGCCTCTTCCGAGGTCAAACGTTTGGGGGCTATCCGTATTCGATCTGGCGTGGAAGGGGAATTTTACGACGTGAATCTTTGGATTGCACTGCCTGTAGCCATATTGACCGGTTTCGCTTCCGGAATGGTCGGCGTGTCGGGAGGTTCTTTTTTGGTCCCTCTGATGGTTTTTGCCTGTGGGATCCCTATGCACACAGCGGTCGGAACGGCGTCGATCTTAATAGCTATAACCTCCTTTATGGGGTTTGCTGGTCATGCTGTTCAAGGCGATTTCAATGCCTCCTGGGCCGTTCCTCTGGCGGTGATCACCGCTCTTGGGGGGATTCTTGGCGGAAGAATGGCATTGAGTGCGAAGCCTAAACATCTTAAAAAACTTTTTGCCTATACGAACTGGCTTGCCGCTTTGTTCATGATCGTCAATGCGCTTCATACGAGAGGATCTATATAG
- a CDS encoding linear amide C-N hydrolase, which produces MQLKPLSFVAVFLALLLVLVGSAFGCTRVTYVGPEDTIITGRTMDWGSDIGSNLWIFPRGMERDGAAGPNSIEWSSLYGSVVASAFDAATVDGMNEKGLVVNLLYLVESQYPRPKKGDPRAPISIAAWAQYVLDRFATVKEAVEALSTEPFYVVSTMTPDGHAGNGHLAISDPSGDSAIFEYLEGKLVIHHGGEYRVMTNSPSFDKQLALCAYWQEIGGLTMLPGTNRASDRFVRAAFYIDAIPKTSNIRTALAGVLGVIRNASVPLGISTPDKPNISSTLWRTLADHKNRRYYFDAVLSPSLFWVDLDKLDLAEGAPVLHLPLKDVALGGEASGNFETSAPFEFLEAQP; this is translated from the coding sequence TTGCAGTTAAAACCGTTGTCATTTGTCGCTGTTTTTCTCGCGCTCCTGCTGGTTTTGGTCGGTTCGGCTTTCGGCTGTACCAGGGTGACCTACGTCGGTCCGGAGGACACGATCATAACCGGCCGTACCATGGATTGGGGGAGCGATATAGGGAGCAACCTTTGGATTTTTCCCCGAGGCATGGAGAGAGACGGCGCGGCCGGGCCGAATTCGATCGAGTGGAGCTCCCTCTACGGCAGCGTGGTGGCCTCCGCTTTCGACGCCGCTACTGTTGATGGAATGAACGAAAAAGGCTTGGTTGTTAATTTGCTCTATCTGGTGGAGTCGCAATATCCCAGGCCGAAAAAAGGCGATCCCAGAGCCCCCATCTCGATAGCGGCCTGGGCTCAGTACGTTCTGGATAGGTTCGCCACGGTGAAAGAGGCGGTGGAGGCCCTTAGCACCGAGCCATTTTACGTGGTATCCACCATGACCCCGGATGGACACGCCGGAAACGGCCATCTTGCCATATCGGATCCTTCCGGCGACTCGGCCATCTTCGAGTACCTCGAGGGGAAACTCGTGATCCACCACGGCGGAGAATATCGGGTCATGACCAACTCGCCTTCCTTCGACAAACAGCTGGCCCTCTGTGCTTACTGGCAGGAGATCGGCGGATTGACCATGCTCCCCGGGACCAACCGCGCCTCCGACCGATTCGTAAGGGCGGCCTTCTACATCGATGCCATACCCAAAACGTCGAACATAAGGACCGCTTTGGCGGGGGTGCTCGGGGTTATCAGAAACGCGTCGGTTCCCTTGGGAATATCCACCCCCGACAAGCCCAACATTTCCTCGACGTTGTGGCGTACTCTGGCGGATCATAAAAACAGAAGATACTACTTCGACGCAGTTCTCAGCCCGAGTCTGTTCTGGGTGGACCTGGACAAGTTGGACTTGGCGGAGGGGGCTCCGGTCCTTCATCTGCCGCTGAAGGATGTTGCACTGGGAGGCGAGGCCTCCGGTAATTTTGAAACTTCGGCGCCCTTCGAGTTTTTAGAAGCGCAGCCATGA
- a CDS encoding AraC family transcriptional regulator: MSDTARSCDDRIDTIQRALAMEIDRRTRTRPRLETEIAGLVLIRGNSPTEPLSYTMDSSICLIAQGRKRIFLGEESYIYDDRHFLITSVDLPVVAQILEASEGKPYLGLTLELDKKTIAQLIMEVDSKHANSRRQDRGMEISEATPNMLEAFLRLVNLLKSPEDLPVLGPMVKREIFYRLLVGEQGPKLRRIVTAGNHSHSIASTIEWLRRNFADQIKMDELASRSGMSQSTFHHHFRSVTAMSPLQFQKRLRLNEARRLMLTERLDAATAAFQVGYESPSQFSREYKRLFGAPPAQDVKNMIGI, from the coding sequence ATGAGCGATACGGCGAGATCTTGCGATGATCGGATAGATACTATACAGAGGGCTTTAGCCATGGAGATCGACAGGCGAACCAGGACACGGCCTCGACTGGAAACGGAGATCGCCGGACTGGTTCTCATAAGGGGGAACTCCCCTACCGAACCGTTGAGCTATACGATGGACTCCAGCATATGCCTGATAGCCCAGGGAAGAAAGCGGATCTTTCTGGGAGAGGAAAGCTATATATACGACGACAGACATTTTTTGATAACCTCTGTGGATCTTCCTGTCGTAGCCCAGATTCTGGAGGCCAGCGAGGGAAAGCCATACCTGGGACTCACCCTGGAGCTGGATAAAAAAACTATCGCTCAACTGATAATGGAGGTCGACTCGAAACACGCCAACTCGAGGAGACAGGACAGGGGAATGGAGATCAGCGAGGCGACTCCGAACATGCTGGAGGCTTTTCTTCGATTGGTGAACTTGCTTAAATCACCGGAGGATCTACCGGTGCTGGGCCCGATGGTCAAACGGGAGATATTCTACCGGCTTCTTGTCGGTGAACAAGGCCCCAAATTGAGACGGATAGTCACGGCGGGAAACCACAGCCACAGCATAGCCAGCACGATAGAGTGGCTAAGGAGAAACTTCGCGGATCAAATCAAGATGGACGAACTGGCCTCCCGATCGGGCATGAGCCAATCCACCTTTCATCACCATTTTCGATCCGTAACGGCCATGAGCCCTCTCCAGTTCCAGAAGAGGCTCCGGCTGAACGAGGCGAGACGGTTGATGCTTACCGAACGTCTGGACGCAGCGACGGCGGCGTTTCAGGTGGGATACGAAAGCCCCTCACAGTTCAGCCGGGAGTACAAACGGCTTTTCGGAGCCCCTCCGGCACAGGACGTAAAAAACATGATCGGGATTTAG
- a CDS encoding cupin domain-containing protein, producing MNEIEDLFPRGGENAAYAKYFLGKSYLNMLSLEGVVIGNVTFEPGCRNNWHVHHSKSGGGQILLCTSGYGWYQEWGKPARKLAPGDVVNIPAGVKHWHGAAKDSWFAHVAVEVPGEDCSNEWLEIVDDEQYGKLA from the coding sequence ATGAACGAGATAGAGGATCTGTTTCCCAGAGGCGGGGAGAACGCCGCTTACGCCAAGTATTTTCTCGGAAAGAGTTATCTGAACATGCTTTCACTGGAGGGCGTGGTCATAGGGAACGTCACCTTCGAGCCAGGTTGCCGCAACAACTGGCACGTTCATCACTCTAAGTCCGGAGGAGGACAAATTCTGCTTTGTACCTCCGGTTACGGCTGGTATCAGGAGTGGGGAAAGCCCGCCAGGAAGCTGGCACCCGGTGATGTGGTGAACATACCGGCAGGCGTCAAGCACTGGCACGGAGCCGCCAAGGACAGCTGGTTCGCCCACGTGGCCGTCGAGGTGCCGGGGGAGGACTGCTCCAACGAATGGCTGGAGATCGTGGACGACGAGCAGTACGGAAAACTGGCCTAA
- a CDS encoding carboxymuconolactone decarboxylase family protein has product MGKVTAGRDVLGDFAPQFAGFNDDVLFGEVWSREDKLTPRERSIVTVSALLSSGILDSSLKFHIQKAKDNGVTKEEMVEVLTQLAFYAGWPKAWAAFRMAKEVYSE; this is encoded by the coding sequence ATGGGCAAGGTGACCGCGGGAAGAGACGTATTGGGAGATTTCGCCCCTCAGTTTGCGGGATTCAACGACGACGTGCTCTTCGGAGAGGTGTGGTCCAGGGAGGATAAACTGACCCCCAGGGAGAGGAGCATCGTCACCGTGTCGGCTCTTCTGTCCAGCGGAATTTTGGACAGTTCCCTCAAGTTTCATATCCAGAAGGCGAAGGACAACGGTGTGACGAAAGAGGAGATGGTTGAGGTTCTTACCCAGCTGGCCTTCTACGCCGGTTGGCCCAAGGCGTGGGCGGCGTTCCGCATGGCCAAGGAAGTCTACTCCGAGTGA
- a CDS encoding flavodoxin: protein MNEKKALVAFFSATGVTAKIAEKVAKVVEGDLFEIVPAEPYTKDDLNWHDGMSRSSLEMNDRSSRPEIAHMVDGMERYETIFIGFPIWWYVAPRIIQTFLESYDFSGKKISLFATSGMSGMGDTQEILRLSCPGAATWGAGRRFSESASESEINRWVGKSSF from the coding sequence ATGAACGAAAAGAAAGCTTTGGTGGCTTTCTTCTCGGCTACCGGCGTTACTGCGAAGATCGCGGAGAAGGTGGCGAAGGTGGTAGAAGGGGACCTTTTCGAGATCGTCCCGGCTGAACCTTACACTAAGGACGATCTGAACTGGCACGACGGTATGAGTCGCAGTTCCCTGGAGATGAACGATCGTTCCTCCAGGCCGGAGATCGCCCACATGGTTGATGGTATGGAGAGGTATGAAACGATTTTTATCGGTTTCCCCATTTGGTGGTACGTAGCTCCGAGGATAATACAGACCTTTTTGGAGAGCTACGATTTTTCCGGTAAGAAGATCTCGCTTTTCGCGACCTCCGGGATGAGCGGGATGGGAGATACGCAGGAGATTCTTCGTTTGTCCTGTCCCGGTGCGGCCACTTGGGGTGCCGGAAGAAGATTTAGTGAGTCTGCCTCGGAGAGCGAGATCAATCGATGGGTAGGCAAGTCGAGTTTCTAA
- a CDS encoding flavodoxin, protein MNKMAFVLVELLMVFSLATCGSASSSSPSTSENPATVDSASSEAGKTLVVYYSATGNTKRVAGFIATSTGADLFALKPADPYTEDDLNYRDKGSRVSREHDNEHERDVELLSVSVDDWDSYDTVFIGYPLWWGIAAWPIDGFIGANDFTGKTVIPFCTSAASGLGESGELLRKAAGNGNWLEGRRFSSGVKEEEIQAWIEGLGL, encoded by the coding sequence ATGAATAAAATGGCGTTTGTTTTGGTAGAGCTTTTGATGGTGTTTAGCCTTGCGACTTGCGGTAGCGCCTCGTCGTCCAGCCCTTCAACGTCGGAAAACCCTGCCACCGTAGACTCCGCCTCCTCGGAGGCCGGAAAGACGTTGGTAGTCTACTATTCTGCGACCGGAAACACGAAAAGAGTTGCGGGATTTATCGCGACGTCAACGGGTGCGGATCTCTTTGCGTTGAAACCGGCCGATCCCTACACGGAAGACGATCTGAACTATAGAGACAAGGGTAGTAGGGTGTCCAGAGAACATGATAACGAGCATGAAAGGGATGTAGAGCTTCTATCCGTATCTGTCGATGATTGGGATTCCTACGATACCGTGTTCATCGGCTATCCCCTCTGGTGGGGGATCGCAGCGTGGCCGATTGACGGCTTTATAGGAGCGAACGACTTTACCGGAAAAACGGTAATCCCGTTCTGCACTTCCGCCGCTTCCGGTCTGGGAGAGAGCGGCGAGCTCTTGAGAAAAGCCGCCGGAAACGGAAACTGGCTGGAGGGAAGACGTTTCTCCTCCGGGGTGAAAGAAGAAGAGATCCAGGCCTGGATTGAAGGATTGGGCTTGTAG
- a CDS encoding aldo/keto reductase produces MIFEETYSLSNGVKIPKLGLGTWFIPDDQAAEAVRRAVELGYRHMDTAQAYENEAGVAAGVKSCGIEREKLFVTSKVAAEHKTYETAASSIDETLSRMGLDYLDMMIIHSPQPWYEFRDERRYYEENKAVWRALEDAYRSGKLKAIGVSNFLVDDLESLLADCTVKPMVNQILAHIGNTPEELMAFCEKNDILVEAYSPIAHGVALWNRELVAMAEKYSAAVPQLCIKYVLQLGTVALPKTANPAHMADNAKLDFTVSDEDMGILKGLDMKDYGEFSFTPVFSGK; encoded by the coding sequence ATGATTTTTGAAGAGACTTACAGTTTATCCAACGGAGTGAAAATACCCAAACTGGGGTTGGGAACCTGGTTTATCCCCGACGATCAGGCTGCGGAGGCAGTCAGGCGGGCCGTCGAGCTGGGATATCGCCACATGGACACGGCTCAGGCCTACGAGAACGAGGCAGGTGTAGCAGCCGGTGTGAAGAGCTGTGGAATCGAGAGAGAGAAGCTTTTCGTCACCAGCAAGGTGGCGGCCGAGCATAAGACCTATGAGACCGCGGCTTCGTCCATCGACGAGACCCTTTCCAGGATGGGGTTGGATTATCTGGACATGATGATAATCCACAGCCCTCAGCCCTGGTACGAGTTTCGCGACGAAAGGCGGTATTACGAGGAGAACAAGGCCGTCTGGCGTGCCTTGGAGGACGCCTATCGATCCGGCAAGCTGAAGGCCATCGGCGTCTCCAACTTTCTAGTCGACGATCTGGAAAGCCTGCTGGCGGATTGCACCGTGAAGCCCATGGTCAATCAAATATTGGCCCACATCGGCAATACCCCCGAGGAACTGATGGCTTTCTGTGAAAAGAACGATATTTTGGTGGAGGCCTACTCTCCCATCGCTCACGGGGTGGCGCTTTGGAACCGGGAGCTGGTGGCGATGGCGGAAAAATACAGTGCCGCCGTTCCCCAGCTTTGCATCAAATACGTGTTGCAGCTGGGCACTGTCGCCCTTCCCAAGACGGCGAACCCAGCCCACATGGCGGACAACGCCAAGCTGGATTTTACCGTCTCCGACGAGGATATGGGAATCCTGAAGGGACTCGACATGAAGGATTACGGAGAGTTCAGCTTCACCCCTGTGTTCAGCGGCAAATAA
- a CDS encoding flavodoxin family protein gives MKSLILYWSAGGNTKKVADTIETVLVNKNIPVDKVKIEENLEVELCDYDLVFMGAPSYRWIPPLPVQKFIGNTMDRYRGGARPIGAPRKPGKFGVVFCTFGGIHTGIKEGYVAGKYMAQFFEHVGFLVLDEWYTPGKFHGWDEGSQKGKMGDISDRPNLNDLKIVANSVREILQGLDFEIKIAKR, from the coding sequence ATGAAAAGCCTGATACTGTACTGGAGCGCGGGAGGCAACACGAAGAAGGTGGCCGACACCATCGAGACCGTCCTGGTGAACAAGAACATCCCAGTGGACAAAGTGAAGATAGAGGAAAATCTAGAGGTCGAGCTTTGCGATTACGACTTGGTGTTCATGGGAGCGCCATCCTACCGATGGATACCTCCTCTTCCGGTCCAGAAGTTCATCGGCAACACCATGGACCGTTACAGAGGAGGAGCAAGGCCCATAGGAGCTCCTAGAAAACCGGGAAAGTTCGGTGTGGTGTTCTGCACCTTCGGCGGCATACACACAGGGATCAAAGAGGGCTACGTTGCCGGGAAATACATGGCTCAGTTCTTCGAGCACGTCGGATTTCTCGTCCTGGACGAATGGTACACACCTGGGAAGTTCCACGGATGGGACGAAGGCAGCCAAAAGGGCAAGATGGGAGACATATCCGACAGGCCCAACCTAAACGACCTCAAGATCGTCGCAAACAGCGTTAGAGAGATCCTACAGGGACTGGACTTCGAGATAAAGATAGCTAAGAGGTAA
- a CDS encoding helix-turn-helix transcriptional regulator, whose protein sequence is MGLACSILTATGIILMYVEAAMDGELVTLSDMSFPVSVLEHVKIGGGPLFEPHFHGHHLQLFRFLSGRARIFCDQREYEMESSEVLIVNRGELHYGEGLSDELRYFVFRIDIDLLSSYGIFPCGERYLSPLRNGLVTFRRRPGGDGIRWLLDSVVERCRRCDEGYELGVLGGVFGLLEELFRSCGVMSLVSSDVEILMRKRQALSAVFEYVEKNYREGVSLPEAADIAHMSVGHLCRLFRRSTGRTFVDYVNRMRVEKAAALLSREGCNVTEAAMSVGFDDVGYFSRVFKKYMTRSPRQFIGDDRRYFL, encoded by the coding sequence ATGGGGTTGGCATGCAGCATATTGACGGCGACAGGGATTATTTTGATGTATGTGGAGGCCGCTATGGACGGCGAACTTGTAACTCTCTCCGATATGTCCTTTCCCGTCTCCGTGTTGGAACATGTGAAAATAGGAGGAGGTCCCCTGTTCGAGCCCCATTTTCACGGACATCACCTGCAGCTCTTTCGATTTTTAAGCGGAAGGGCCAGGATCTTCTGCGATCAGAGGGAGTACGAGATGGAATCCTCCGAAGTCCTGATAGTGAACAGGGGAGAACTGCACTATGGAGAGGGGCTTTCGGACGAGCTTCGTTATTTCGTCTTCAGAATCGACATAGATCTGCTGTCGTCCTACGGCATATTCCCCTGCGGGGAGAGGTATCTGAGCCCTTTGAGGAATGGGCTCGTGACCTTTCGACGAAGGCCCGGAGGCGACGGCATAAGGTGGCTTCTGGACTCTGTCGTGGAAAGATGCCGTAGGTGCGACGAGGGCTACGAACTGGGAGTTTTAGGGGGAGTTTTCGGTTTACTGGAGGAACTTTTTCGCTCTTGCGGAGTGATGTCCCTGGTCTCCAGCGACGTGGAAATCCTCATGAGGAAGAGGCAGGCTCTGTCGGCCGTTTTCGAATACGTAGAGAAGAACTATCGAGAGGGCGTCTCTCTGCCCGAGGCTGCCGATATCGCTCATATGTCGGTGGGACACCTCTGTCGTCTGTTCAGGAGAAGTACCGGGAGAACCTTCGTGGACTACGTCAACCGCATGAGGGTGGAGAAGGCGGCCGCTCTCCTGAGCCGGGAAGGTTGCAACGTCACAGAGGCGGCTATGTCCGTAGGGTTCGACGATGTGGGCTATTTCTCCCGTGTCTTTAAGAAATACATGACCCGCTCTCCGAGACAATTTATCGGAGATGACAGGCGTTATTTCCTATAA
- the aroF gene encoding 3-deoxy-7-phosphoheptulonate synthase codes for MIVVQMNERSSSLDIARVCDHQERRGMQIRVVPGRRGSTIVCEGHSETDLELKKLPSVKAVSRTNCSYPLASLEVSGPQGPVQIGRGLSIGGGSVAVMAGPCSVESREQLLETARGVASSGASVLRGGAFKPRSNPYSFQGLGSQGIDLLLEAREDTGLPIVTEVMSPEDVEWLAPQVDILQVGTRSMQNFPLLKALGRVNTPVLLKRGMASTVDEWLQAAEYILAGGNSRVILCERGIRSFDKSTRNTLDLSIVPLVKSLTHLPVVVDPSHATGKRHLVAPMSLAALAAGADGLIVEVHSRPEEALCDGPQSLDLPAFDGLMNRISRLMEALEPEESEWGLKVAM; via the coding sequence ATGATAGTCGTCCAAATGAACGAACGGAGTTCCAGTCTCGACATAGCCAGGGTCTGCGACCATCAGGAACGCAGAGGAATGCAGATAAGGGTGGTTCCGGGACGCAGGGGCAGCACCATAGTCTGCGAGGGACATTCCGAGACGGACCTGGAGCTTAAAAAACTTCCCTCCGTGAAGGCGGTTTCGCGGACGAACTGTTCCTATCCTCTGGCGAGCCTGGAGGTGTCGGGGCCTCAGGGTCCGGTCCAGATAGGTCGAGGGCTCTCCATAGGCGGCGGCTCCGTGGCGGTCATGGCAGGACCCTGTTCGGTGGAGAGCCGGGAGCAGCTTCTCGAGACCGCCAGAGGCGTGGCCTCCTCCGGGGCCTCTGTGCTCAGGGGAGGGGCCTTCAAGCCCCGTTCGAACCCCTATTCCTTCCAGGGACTGGGCAGTCAGGGAATAGATCTCCTTTTGGAGGCCAGGGAGGATACCGGGCTTCCCATAGTCACGGAGGTCATGTCGCCGGAGGACGTGGAGTGGCTGGCCCCTCAGGTGGACATCCTCCAGGTGGGAACCAGGAGCATGCAGAACTTCCCCTTGCTCAAGGCTTTGGGACGGGTGAACACTCCGGTACTCCTCAAGAGAGGGATGGCCTCCACCGTGGACGAGTGGCTTCAGGCGGCGGAGTACATACTGGCCGGAGGAAACTCCCGGGTGATCCTGTGCGAGAGGGGCATAAGAAGCTTCGACAAGAGTACCAGAAACACCCTGGATCTGAGTATAGTGCCTCTGGTCAAATCCCTGACCCACCTTCCCGTGGTGGTGGACCCGAGCCATGCCACCGGCAAGAGACATCTGGTCGCTCCCATGAGCCTGGCTGCCCTGGCCGCAGGAGCCGACGGCCTCATAGTGGAGGTCCACTCCCGACCTGAGGAGGCCCTCTGCGACGGCCCCCAGTCGCTGGACCTTCCCGCCTTCGACGGGCTGATGAACCGAATCTCCCGGCTGATGGAGGCTTTGGAGCCGGAGGAATCCGAATGGGGCTTGAAGGTCGCCATGTAG
- a CDS encoding prephenate dehydrogenase — translation MGLEGRHVGIVGLGLMGGSLAGRLTSWGRCASVAAWDRDSSALDLGETRGLFTYRAPSLERLTARSEVLILAVPVELMVPVSLSAAPFGDGLEAVLDLSSVRGDLHRTLGRIWGKRHLGFHLMAGKETGGVENASPDLAEGATIALVPGSDADDKVVSLAEEMAEILGASTLYMDPDEHDETVAWISHLPMVLASALALGAGEAMERLPGIPEMAAGGFRDTSRVASGPSWLTASVLEHNEKLVPAIRRTVKILEAFIDASPEEALRGAARAARYREAVLAGPSKEEKR, via the coding sequence ATGGGGCTTGAAGGTCGCCATGTAGGGATCGTCGGACTGGGGCTTATGGGGGGCTCCCTGGCCGGGAGACTCACGTCCTGGGGGCGGTGCGCCTCGGTTGCTGCCTGGGATAGAGATTCCTCCGCCCTGGACCTTGGGGAAACAAGGGGACTCTTCACCTATAGGGCCCCCTCGTTGGAGAGGCTGACGGCACGATCCGAAGTCCTGATTCTGGCGGTCCCGGTGGAGCTCATGGTTCCCGTCTCCCTGTCGGCGGCCCCCTTCGGCGACGGACTGGAGGCGGTGCTGGACCTCTCCAGCGTGAGAGGAGACCTTCACCGGACCCTGGGGCGTATATGGGGCAAAAGGCACCTTGGCTTTCACCTGATGGCCGGCAAGGAGACCGGAGGGGTGGAAAACGCCTCGCCGGACCTGGCGGAGGGGGCCACGATCGCCCTCGTTCCGGGATCCGATGCCGACGATAAGGTGGTGTCCCTGGCGGAGGAGATGGCGGAGATCCTCGGGGCTTCGACCCTCTACATGGATCCGGACGAACACGACGAGACAGTTGCCTGGATCAGCCATCTTCCAATGGTCCTGGCCTCGGCACTGGCTCTCGGAGCCGGGGAGGCCATGGAGCGGCTTCCCGGGATTCCGGAGATGGCTGCTGGTGGTTTCAGGGATACCTCTCGAGTGGCGTCCGGACCTTCCTGGCTGACGGCCTCTGTCCTGGAACACAACGAAAAACTGGTGCCGGCTATTCGCCGGACCGTGAAGATTCTGGAGGCCTTTATCGACGCATCTCCCGAGGAAGCTCTTCGAGGGGCGGCTCGAGCGGCCCGATACAGGGAAGCCGTTTTGGCTGGCCCATCTAAGGAGGAAAAGAGATGA
- the aroA gene encoding 3-phosphoshikimate 1-carboxyvinyltransferase, producing MTRSINGTVEVPGDKSISHRVGILGALSSRGIEVTNFSSGADCASTLDCVERLGCSVERQGDRVKVARGDGITEASRTLDAGNSGTTARLLCGLLAGVPSTFSVLTGDDSLQRRPMSRIVDPLRVLGARIDGRDGGKRLPLSIRGTRLTGGQYVLPVASAQVKSALLLAGLSAQGSVTVVEPLPTRDHTEIMLEHLGVPIRRDGDSVTVYPFDDLPGGSWRVPGDFSSAAFWIVAAAICSDSSVRLSGVGLNPTRTGLLEVLRSMGLDCSVENESAQGGEPVGDLIVRSSSLRSVSVGSDMVPSMVDELPVLAVAATQAEGTTEIRGAGELRVKECDRIAAVAEGLRAMGADITEHDDGWTIPGSQRLRGATVDSRGDHRIAMAMAVAGLAADGPVEILGSDCVSISYPEFFSQLEELSDDLVPTRG from the coding sequence ATGACTAGATCCATAAACGGCACGGTAGAGGTGCCTGGAGATAAATCCATATCCCACAGGGTAGGTATACTGGGAGCTCTGTCCAGCCGGGGAATAGAGGTGACCAACTTCTCTTCCGGAGCGGACTGCGCCAGCACTCTGGACTGCGTGGAGAGGCTGGGCTGCTCGGTTGAGCGACAGGGAGACAGAGTGAAGGTCGCCAGAGGAGACGGTATAACCGAGGCGTCCCGTACGCTGGACGCAGGAAACTCCGGCACCACGGCCAGACTGCTCTGCGGCCTGCTGGCCGGGGTGCCAAGTACCTTCTCGGTGCTCACCGGCGACGACAGCCTGCAGCGTCGTCCCATGAGCAGAATCGTAGATCCCCTCAGGGTTCTGGGGGCCAGGATAGACGGTCGGGACGGAGGCAAGAGGCTGCCCCTGTCCATAAGGGGAACCAGGCTGACCGGAGGCCAGTACGTCCTGCCGGTGGCGAGCGCCCAGGTCAAGAGCGCCCTGTTGCTGGCGGGACTCTCCGCCCAGGGCAGCGTGACGGTCGTGGAGCCCCTGCCGACCAGGGACCACACGGAGATAATGCTGGAGCATCTGGGGGTTCCCATAAGGAGGGACGGAGACTCGGTCACGGTGTATCCCTTCGACGACCTTCCCGGAGGATCCTGGAGGGTGCCGGGAGACTTCTCCTCAGCGGCCTTCTGGATCGTGGCGGCCGCTATATGCTCCGACTCGTCGGTCCGGCTCTCCGGAGTGGGATTGAACCCCACCAGGACGGGACTTCTGGAGGTCCTTAGGTCCATGGGGCTGGACTGCTCTGTCGAGAACGAGAGCGCCCAGGGAGGCGAGCCGGTCGGGGACCTGATCGTCAGAAGCTCCTCTCTTCGTTCCGTATCGGTAGGGTCCGACATGGTTCCGTCCATGGTCGACGAACTGCCGGTGTTGGCCGTGGCAGCCACCCAGGCGGAGGGAACCACCGAGATAAGGGGAGCGGGAGAGCTCCGGGTAAAGGAGTGCGACCGCATCGCCGCAGTGGCCGAGGGACTGAGGGCCATGGGAGCTGACATAACCGAGCACGACGACGGCTGGACCATCCCGGGATCCCAGAGGCTCCGCGGTGCCACCGTGGACAGCAGAGGGGATCACCGTATCGCCATGGCCATGGCCGTGGCGGGGCTGGCGGCTGACGGACCGGTGGAGATACTGGGCTCCGACTGCGTCTCCATCTCCTACCCCGAGTTCTTCTCCCAGCTGGAGGAACTCTCCGACGACCTCGTGCCGACGAGAGGCTGA